In a genomic window of Vulpes vulpes isolate BD-2025 chromosome 6, VulVul3, whole genome shotgun sequence:
- the RIOX1 gene encoding ribosomal oxygenase 1: MDGLRASGGLLRRGRLRRRRQPQPHSGSVLTLPLRPRKIRRQLRRSVASRMAALRAQTLPSEDSEDSRVESTVEDAGDPLPGGAAAIPDAARREPYGHLGPAELLEASPAARSLQTPRALVEAQTPPVRLVEGPTPPARLVEAPALSARLVPASAPPARLLEVPAAPPRVVEASALLCNAQHLAAAPPSAAPATLSGPQVDGTGGELAWDSPLQRVLAELNRIPSSRRRAARLFEWLISPMPPDHFYRRLWEREAVLVRRQDHAYYQGLFSTADLDSMLRHEEVQFGQHLDAARYINGRRETLNPPGRALPAAAWSLYQAGCSLRLLCPQAFSTTVWQFLAVLQEQFGSMAGSNIYLTPPNSQGFAPHYDDIEAFVLQLEGRKLWRVYRPRVPTEELALTSSPNFSQDDLGEPVLQTVLEPGDLLYFPRGFIHQAECQDGVHSLHLTLSTYQRNTWGDFLEAVLPLAVQAAMEENVEFRRGLPRDFMDYMGAQHSDSKDPRRTAFMEKVRVLVARLGHFAPVDAVADQRAKDFIHDSLPPVLTDREKALSVYGLPIRWEAGEPVNVGAQLTTETEVHMLQDGIARLVGEGGHLFLYYTVENSRVYHLEEPKCLEIYPQQADAMELLLRSYPEFVRVGDLPCDTVEDQLSLATMLYDKGLLLTKMPLT, translated from the coding sequence ATGGACGGGCTCCGGGCGAGCGGGGGGCTCTTGAGGCGCGGACGGTTGAGACGCCGGCGCCAGCCGCAGCCGCACAGCGGGTCGGTCCTCACCCTGCCCCTGAGGCCCAGGAAGATCCGAAGGCAGCTGAGGAGAAGCGTGGCGTCCCGCATGGCCGCACTGAGGGCCCAGACGCTGCCGAGCGAGGACTCGGAGGACTCGAGGGTGGAGTCGACGGTCGAGGATGCGGGGGACCCGCTGCCTGGTGGGGCGGCGGCCATCCCCGACGCGGCCCGGCGAGAGCCGTACGGCCACCTGGGGCCTGCAGAGCTGCTGGAGGCCTCGCCCGCGGCCCGCTCCCTGCAGACCCCCCGCGCCTTGGTGGAGGCGCAGACGCCGCCCGTGCGCCTGGTGGAGGGCCCGACCCCGCCGGCCCGCCTGGTGGAGGCGCCCGCCCTGTCCGCGCGTCTGGTGCCGGCTTCCGCGCCGCCCGCGCGCCTGCTGGAGGTGCCCGCGGCGCCGCCCCGCGTGGTGGAAGCCTCGGCCCTGCTGTGCAATGCCCAGCACCTGGCGGCCGCCCCGCCGTCCGCGGCCCCCGCCACGCTGTCGGGGCCGCAGGTGGACGGCACGGGCGGGGAGCTGGCCTGGGACTCCCCGCTGCAGCGCGTCCTGGCCGAGCTGAACCGCATCCCCAGCAGCCGGCGGCGGGCAGCGCGCCTCTTCGAGTGGCTCATCTCGCCCATGCCGCCGGACCATTTCTACCGGCGCCTGTGGGAGCGGGAGGCGGTGCTCGTGCGGCGGCAGGACCACGCCTACTATCAGGGGCTTTTCTCCACCGCGGACCTGGACTCCATGCTGCGCCACGAGGAGGTGCAGTTCGGGCAGCACTTGGACGCCGCTCGCTACATCAACGGGCGGCGCGAGACCCTGAACCCACCCGGCCgcgcgctccccgccgccgcctGGTCCTTGTACCAGGCCGGCTGCTCCCTGCGCCTTCTCTGTCCGCAGGCTTTTTCGACCACCGTGTGGCAGTTTCTGGCTGTGCTCCAGGAGCAGTTTGGAAGCATGGCGGGCTCCAACATTTACCTCACGCCCCCCAACTCGCAGGGCTTTGCTCCCCACTACGACGACATCGAGGCTTTTGTGCTGCAGCTGGAAGGTCGGAAACTCTGGCGTGTGTACCGACCCCGGGTCCCGACTGAGGAGCTGGCTCTGACATCCAGTCCCAACTTCAGCCAGGACGACCTCGGTGAGCCTGTGCTGCAGACTGTGCTGGAACCTGGAGATTTGCTCTATTTTCCCCGGGGCTTCATTCACCAAGCCGAATGCCAGGATGGTGTGCACTCTCTGCACCTCACCTTATCCACGTACCAGCGCAATACCTGGGGCGACTTCCTGGAGGCCGTACTGCCTCTGGCAGTGCAGGCTGCAATGGAAGAAAACGTGGAGTTCCGAAGGGGTCTCCCCCGAGACTTCATGGATTACATGGGAGCCCAGCATTCGGATTCTAAGGATCCACGAAGAACGGCTTTTATGGAGAAGGTGCGAGTCCTGGTTGCCCGCTTGGGACACTTTGCCCCTGTCGATGCTGTGGCTGACCAGCGAGCCAAAGACTTCATCCACGACTCTCTGCCCCCTGTGTTGACTGATAGGGAGAAGGCACTAAGTGTTTATGGGCTCCCAATTCGCTGGGAGGCTGGAGAACCTGTAAACGTTGGGGCCCAGTTAACCACAGAAACAGAAGTGCACATGCTCCAGGATGGGATAGCTCGGCTGGTGGGTGAGGGAGGCCATTTGTTTCTGTATTATACAGTGGAGAACTCCCGTGTTTATCATCTGGAAGAACCCAAGTGCTTGGAGATATATCCTCAGCAAGCTGATGCCATGGAACTCTTGCTCCGCTCCTACCCAGAGTTTGTGAGAGTAGGGGACTTGCCCTGTGACACAGTGGAGGACCAGCTTTCCTTGGCAACCATGTTATATGACAAGGGGCTGCTGCTCACCAAGATGCCTCTAACCTGA